The DNA window GGTTAGGCACTGGTAGATTTGCacttctgccagggtaagtgccccagggaaggcaaattcGCCTGCACAGGCCTGCGTCACCTCCAGAGGGGGGATTCCCCCACCTCACAGATTGGGGTGATAGATTAGAACGAACTCCAGAATTAGAGCTGCACTTTTCATGTAGGAGTAAGGTAAAAGGCAGACGTGTCTATTAATGCCATTAACAAAGGGTGAAGTGTAAACATTTCTGCATTGTCTGGTCTGTGCAAATGGTGCTAATCACTTCACAGGGGAGAAGTGCCCTTGCTACTTGAACAGAAATCATTAAGTGATTATTATTACTACCCGCTTAAAGTAGAGTGGCCCTGCCTTTTGAAACAAGTCACACTTATGATGAATGGctgtttttaatgttgctttgaaaCCAGTCAAATCCACGTGAGCACTTTGACTACGGCCACAGCAGTTTGAATTGCTGTGCTGTGAAACTACCTTGCTGCCATTCTTCAACAGCTGTGGACAATCAAACCACTTCCCTCTTTACAGGTTTGGTTTCTCAACATTAAATTTTATTCTGCTTACAACAAATCCATGACaagttgcaccccccccccccccccaaaaaaaaaactttcattaaACCTGTTCCCAAAATTCTTACTCAATATTATAGCTGGATTATGTTTCTTAAtttaacagctttttaaaaacatctaattTTTACTGTAATACTGGAAAACAAGGGCAAGTAAAAACACTGAAACGTTGAGAGATTTAAATCTGACATGACATTGAAGACCAATCATACAGATAAGGGGCTTGCATGTGGAAGAAGTGGTTTTTAGACTACTTCACTCCCAATAACACCATGTGCTCATGACAACTCTGATTGTCTAGTGCAATTATCCCTTTTTAACTTTAGACTGAACCGTAGTTCCTCACATATTACACTGCCCGCCTTCCTCATGTCCTCTAGAAAATCCCTTAGTAAAAAAGTTTTCTAAATACACATTTAAAGCTGCAACACAAAAATGCTCCATCTAAGAAAACCCCTAGGAATTGGTGACAGACCAGTGCTGAAATACAGAATTGATGGTGGGATGGAAACTCTCTGATAGACAGTGTCATACATTGTGGCCAAGTGGCTTACCACAGGAGGTCCTCAGCTGCACTCCCATGGTGACTGTGCTGGGTGTGAGTGTTTGTTTTCTGGAGGTAGGTGGGTGTTAGGACAGACCAAGTCTGCTGAAGCACAAAAAGAAACAGTTCAAATAACTTTTCGGAACACACTTCTCAACGTTTTTTTCATGAAGTAATATACGTTGGCGCTCTGTCATGAGTTtaactgaacattttttttcttaataaacattaaccatttaaataaaataacactTAACTGTGGCCTCAAAGTCTTCGCACTAAGGTGCAGAAGAACAGGCTGTCTGACCGGCGAGCCTTCCCAAAAACAAACCGTTCCTCAATTAGATCAAACACTTAAGTGTATCTTAACGCTGAACTCAGGTAGATGCAGAAAGGATGCAATAATGTGAAGTATCCACATCACAGTGGGCTGGCTAGATGATCTATAGTTTGCTGTTCGAGAAGAGCTGTGCAAGTAGTGAGGGAAGAGAAGAGGGCCTCAGTAGTCACTGCACTCAGAAAATTTCAAGTGCCTTTCACAATAAAGCTAATACCACTGTTGCCGTTCCTGGGCATTTCTCATTTCCTTCTTGTAAACAGAAGTTCAGGATAAAGACATGCAGTTTTATAACCCTTGTGTTCAGCAGGCATGTCCAGCACTGCCAAACAGCCAGATAATGATCACAATTTCAAACTTTCCTATGTTTCGCTCACTGGAGGGAGCACTGGTGGGTCCCCGATATCCACAGTAATGTTAGTATAAAGAGGATGAAGCTTCTTTGCCAAGACTTTGAACTCTAGAGAATTCATTCCATCATCCTTCCACGTTGTTCTGGTGTGCAGCACAGCAGGCCTGAGGGGAACACAAAGAAAAGTGCAAGTCTCAGTCTTGTTGCCTATCAAGCACAAAAAGGTCACAAAGATTTTCCCAGGAGAATCAAGTGGTAGGTCACAGccggggtgggattcagccggttcgcaccacttcggaagaacctggtgcttgtaaacatggtgcttgtaaacatggtgttaacatggtgcttgtaaacagccagttgttaaattatttgaatcccaccaccagagccggttgttaaattatttgaatcccaccactggctacagccATTCATGTGTGGGACCCAACGTAGCCAGAGGTTAGCGAACAGTGATTTTGAAGGCCTTTCGCTTCTGCTGGAAAAATATTTGAGCAAGAAGTGTTGCACTCCCACTCCATATAAACTGGACGCTTTGATTTAAGGACAGCTGTGTGGAAAAAATTGATGTGGCTGCTGCACGCGTGAACACAATTACGGGAAGAACACAATTCTAGGTGAATCTATCCATGTAAGGAAACCCAACCAATAAACCATACTTACCCTTTAACATTCTCAGCATACCCAGAAGTATGTTCATGGTCCATCATCTTGTAACGCCCAAGGTGCGGTGGGGTCCGAACTATTTTCAGTCCCGCTAATCGAATCCTTTTGAAATGAAGAGATTTGCGGGTTGGGATTAGTAAGGGATTCCAGAAAAGAGTTTCTCAACATGAAAATGGCTAAAGCAAGTCTGATTTCTGTATGGTTGAAAAACAAGAACAGCAGTCATCTCCTCCCTCAGCCGACTGGAGCCCATCTTACATTGCACTGCAAACCAATGAGTCAATTCAGGTTTGGATACTTTGCTGTTTTTCTGGGTTAGGGGGTAGATATTTGGCCAAGGGGTGATGAAGGTGCCCTGACCAGGGTTGCTTCAGGAGGCAGCACAAGAAAAAGAATTCTTCCAGTTCAAATCTGCTCAGCATGAAGCCTCCAATGAGTGGCTGCACGTAGTGTGCTGCAGCATGAACCTTTGCAAGCATCTGGCCcaacaggaaaaagaaacctCATGTCAAAAACTCTATAGAGACGACCGTCAGATACAGCAAGGGATCTTCAGGCTTCTAGCCATACTTTCCAATCAGTTCCTTGAAGCTTCTAAtgcattccattgaaaatcattattggtgggggggagggagtagaATTAGGAGCAGAACAATGAAAATAACCCTGTCAAACAGATGGCTTGTCATGAAACTATAACAGTCCCTCATAGAATCTTCTGTGAGCACTAAAATCAATATCATAACATCCATGCAATTTCATAGGCTCACTGAACACCTCGGGAGACCAAACCTAACATGTTTCCAGAAATCTGGAGGTAGAAAGCTCTCCAGAGTCTGATTTTTGTTGCTGAAAGGCACGTGTGATTCTGAGGCCAATACAAAATTAGATAACCCACGTGAACACAAAGCTATCCACTAATTTTGATAATTAAATGTGAAGAACACTAGCTCAGAGGTGGGCTGACTTATTTGAAGCATCTGACTGGCCAATGTGGGAAATGGAATGCTAGACTAGAGACGGAAACTGTTTTAAGTAACAGGGCTACTATGAATGCATGTTCCAAGTGAACATCTGCCCTTTTAGATCTCAGAATTTAAGCAGTTCAATTAAACCTAAGGTCAATTCTAGCCTTCTGATCTAGGTTGCTCTGTTTAACATTGTCTTGTCTTTTGAAATGAGTTTCATTTTTTATCAAAAATGCTGGCTAATAAGGATGGCTTACTTTAGCTAGCTATTTatcatggggggcgggggttatAAGCAGTTAAGAAAGGCTTCAGGGAACACAATATATAGACCTATAGTTATGAGGAATTCACAATCAAAGTCCAGCATTGACAACAATATGGATATGCAATTCACTTAGCATACTtagcggaaaacacagagtgtgcaccgagTGCACTctgccccagctatgcctctggctgtgcaCCCAGCCCCCCCAACCAGCTTTCTCAGAAGATTCTGTGGGAAGGTCGATTTGAAGCAGGTATACCAGCCAAAGCAGCAGTgataagaaaacaaaagcaagcaaGCCAAAAACAGTCAGAGCAACCCCAGATGCCACATTCCCTGCTCCCACCTGGAAACTTACAGCAAGACCAAACAATCAGGTCTTGACATATTGGACTGTCAGTTCGTTAAGTTGAGTGCCAGTACTTTATGGGGTTGCTTCTAGACCTCTGCACAGCAATATATATGCGGGACTGCATAAAGCCCACAATTTCGACTCTGGTAAGTCACACAAACTGGATGCATTTCCTCGTATAAAGAGTCAACATTGCCCTTTTCAAAAGCTGCATATTTTACCATTCATTGTCTCTTTGATCATGCTTTCGCATTCAACTTCCAGAGCTTAGGAACACAATGCTTGGTAGGGTTCCCTTTGTTTGAACAATACATTCCATTTAAATTTTTATAATCTCTCAACAACTTCCAACAATGGAAACTATACAAAGATATTGTTCAGTTCCTTCAAGAATTTGATTGCTGTAAAAATAGGGAATCAGCCCAGTCAGTGTGAATTATAGCTgctggggtttgttttttgtttttttaaatcaaaccaGTAACTTGGCTAATCTTTAATGAAATTCTCAGAAAGAAACCATGTCTTTGTAGTATCACCCGGTATCTCTTAGCCCAGGCTGAATCCAAAGTCTCTTTGGTGTTATCCTGTATTTCAAAACAGCCTCCTCTTGCAGCTTGTTATCGCAACCTGCTTTTGAAACTCCCACACTTCGAAAACCATCAGCGGCAAACGgcttcttgtttgttttaaaaaaaataatagagtCAGAAGATCCATTTCTTGGATTGCAGCCCTGGCGTGGGTGGTGGAGTTCCGCACTTCAGGCCCTGCTAAAGGCAGTGGAAGCCCTCTTAAAAGCAGGCTCAAGACAGCTGTCTTGAGTCTACCGCTGACTGATTACTATTGAATTCCCTTAGATACCACTGGGTAACCAAGCAAGGTGTGAACTACTCAATGGTGCCAAAGCCGTACCACGTCAAGCACGTAAAAGAGTTTGTACAGTGGAGCGGGGACTCTTGTGAAAGTAACAAGAACTATGGGTTGGAATTAATTCTTCCAGCTGCATTTGCTACAGCAGTCTTCTGTGCAGCCACTCATCTTGACATACGTAGCTCCTTTTCCAGGTGGACTCTTGTAATATTCTATCCCCTATAAGAAACCCCTGGCACGTAACACCTGTAAGGTCAGTTATCTAAAATGCTGTGAAATGACTTGTGTTATGCTGCCTTCCCTAACACTACTTAATGATTTTTGCTTCCACTACAGGCTCTCGCCTTAGACTTCTTAGTTTAACCTGTAGAACAGGACAGTTTAGTTATATTGGTCAGTGTGTGAGGGTGGCTGTGAGACAGTGGGATCCTCAATAAAATTGCTGATTTTACTTTGTCAGGAATAGAGTTTATTTAGAAGTGCAACAATGTAATTGTTTCGGTGCGGTTCAAAAGTGTAATGGTTGTTAAGTCAGGTGCAGGTGGTCTTACTTTCTTAAAGTTTTTTAAATCACAAAGGCATATTTGCACCACTTGCTACTTAGGCTAATACCTTCCACACAAAGAACCCAGACTTCTCTCAGTCCACATCACTGCACTCCATCTCTCCTCTaactctcttctcttttctcacaCCAACATTATAAACAAACCTAGTCAACTCCACTCCCTAGGATACAGCAACCATCCAATCATAACCGACTTTACTCCCCCCCAACACCCCTCTTTTTTAGTGGCCTGCATTTAAACCACAGCAAACATATCTACAAAACGCCACAGTAATTTGTAGaaataaaacatacacaaaatatTTACCTGGCAAAACATTAGATCTCTGCTCCAGATGTAGCTTTGTATATCACTCCATAGAAGTTACTGAGCAAAGGTTAAAGCTTTCCTCCAGCCTAAGAACTTTCCTCTAACTAAACTGGAAAAGCTGCTTAAGCTGGAGGAATACTACTTGGAGGAAGACTGGAACCACCCCTGTATGACTAGTTGTAGGAGATGCCAAGTCAAGTAAGGAAAACATTGGATGACCTTCAGAACCCAGTATTACAAGTCCATAGTTGATATCCTACTTTAGGCTAGAGGGAGCCAGTGGGGAAAGAACCATTTAAGTTGGAACAAGGCTTCAAACTCTGCTGCATGGAATGGTGGGATACAAGCAGCTGATTTGTCTCTCACACTTACTGGAACCTGCTAAACTTAGGTTGCACAACTAGACAAGACTATGATTGGCTCTCATCTCTCATTACACTTATCTGAAGAGCAGCAATAGTGGGACGGGCACCACAGTGCTAGGTGAGGACCATTAAAAGTTCCCTTGCCTCCCCAAATTTAAATGGCCTACCTGGAGCAGCAATTCGTTCCAGTAAGGAAAATGTTTGTACCACCAAGGGACCAATTTATATCAAAGGGTATGAGGGAAaagattaaaaggaaagaaaggcacCATGCCCCCACTCACAAATTTCACTCCCTACATCTGCTTTTCAGAAAAGTTTAAATGATGCATAAGATCACATCTCAGATATTGTCTCAGTGTGCCCTTCCTCCGCAACAGCTGACCCAACAAGAGATTCAACTTCTCTCTCCAAATTAGCACTAGCAATGGAAGAATAGCTTTCCTgcccttttttttaatgcagacacTGCATTTGCCACCAGCTATTACATCTGAATAAAGTATAGTCTGACATTTTGCAAGGGCCCTTTTCTTCTCAGTTATACCTTTCAGCAATGTCATCATGCTCGCCGCCACGGTCCCAGAAGGTGTTCGGAAACCCATTGATCTTCATGTAATGATACGGGGTCAAAGCAGACACGCCACCAAAGAAGGACCAATATGGCAAACTACAGATAAGAAGAATAAATCTTTTGTCAGGCAGTTTAGAAATGATTTTGCATCACATTATTCAAGTACGTGAATTTAGCATGTGTGGCTGCATAAGAGTCAAATGCTGCCTTTTAATAAAGTCTTATATGGCTCATCAACTCTATCTTGCACTTACGCCAATTTACTGCTTGAGATGTGTCATGAAACATGGGCAGGCTAATCCTCAGACCAAGGCTTTCCAGAAGCATGAGGAGGctaaaaaactaattaaaaaaaacaccaccagaaagtcctccataaggcttaatggacttacgccacccttgTCCAAGTCCTGGATCACGGCGCAACTGCCTGCAAAACCAGGGTGGAAGCCgattaatgttggctccacctccaggaacaccCTGCCCCTTCATGACATCGTTCAATTGGATGCCAGAGCAGCTCCACAGCGGCTAAGAGTCTTGGTTTCGCCGCCATGGAACTGAGGGGCAGCTGGCAATCAGTCCCTCTGCCCCTCCACCAGCTGgatgccccttgtgctggcagaagAGGCAAACGTATTGGTGCACCCCCCACGCTACCTCCATGACACGATTGGGCCATATGAAAATCAACACAGCTTTGGAGAAGCAAAGTCCCAGCTACTCAAGACATCAACTCAATTAAGACTAGCAAAGAGAAGATTGCCATACAATAACTTTTTTTACAAAACACCTGTGACGCTTTCGTTGCGAAATACCAGCAGAAATGGAGTGTGTTCAACTGAATCACTCTGTAAGAAACCTGCTCCCAGCATCCAGCTGTCTGGCTAACCTTGCCAGGTCCCAGTGATAGACTGAGAGGCTCTTGTGCTTGTCTCAAGTACAATCATGTTAatagtttttttaatataattataaGACTTTAATGGTGACTAATTGTATTTTTACATatgtttacatattttaaaaaatattttttcctgttttgtgttGATTTACATCCCCCTTCCCCTGGTCATGACATTTTAGATTAGGGGCCTGCAATGTCTCTTTCTGGTAGGTAAAggatttaagattaaaaaggtaAATGAAACTATTTCCATGCACCAATTGAAAAAATGTCAGAACATATCAGAGCCCATATCTGTTATTCTTTATGGCTTAAGACATAGAGTCGGAAATGAGATGTGAAGAACTCTGAGTACCTGATGCCTTGCTAATACTAATTTTGGTATCaagaagggggcgggggcgggatgtaaatacatttagaagaagaagagttggatttatatcccccctttctctcctacaggagactcaaaggggctcacaaattccttaccctttccccccttacaacaaacactctgtgaggtaggtggggctgagagagctcagaggaacgGTGACTtgcccaggtggcatgtgtgggagtgcacaggctaatctgaattccccagataagcctccacagctcaggcggcagagcggggaatcaaacccggttcctcctgattagagtatacttgctcttaaccactacgccactgctgctcctgccgtGAGTTTCCTATTTACCCTCATTACTGAGAATTGTTAATGTAATGGATTACCTGTATTGTAACTTGTCTATGGCACTGGACATGTGTTTAGGGTAGTATTCATCACAGACATAGAGATTATAATCATTCTCTGGAACAAGGTCTACATTATGCAGGAGCAGGCAGTCCCAGTCATCATCCTTCATGGCCTCACGGACGCCGACATTGAGGAGCTTTGCTTGGTTAAACGGACCGTTTCCAGCCTGGAAAGAGAATATGCAACTCACTACTGAACACAACAGTGACCAAGTGACAACTGTCTGCTTGTATCATTTAGGTGGCATTGTGCTTGTGGCAGCAAGACCCCTGGCGTGATTGGCCGAACTGATGTGGCAGCATGGAATATCCAGTTGCTGAGGGGATTAAACAGTTTGCAGTCCGATTCCTGTGAGGGGAAGGAAATACCTCAACGCATGGTTTCCTCACACAGGAACAAGGCAAAGTACTAGGAAGAGATCCTGGGACAGAGAGAATCTCAGGGCCAGAAAGCCtagataaaagaaaaaagaagtgtaCAGATGGAGAAATAGGCTAGGAAAGAAGAActcaaagaagggaaaaaaactttgtGGGAGCAGACTGAGGCTAGAAAGAGCTCTTGACCCAGTACTTTGCTAAGATTTCAGGCCCCTATGGGTCATGCATAACATCATAAAATTGGGAGGCTCTGGTTACTGGGGGTGGTGGTCATGTTTTGTTCGAGGGTGCTAACATGAGCCTCAGTTTCAATTACATATATGCCTACGGAACACAATTCtttaagaaaaaagggggagggtaaATCTTCCCCCCCATTGGGATCCATTGTTTGCCATGGTTTCTGACAGGATtcttgaaagagagaaaaacagaaccCTAACTGGTCacatgggtagaaaatgtgatGCTGCAGAAAATCCCATGTTAAAAGTTCGGACTAAGCTGCACTTGTAGCATTTTTACTGGCCTGGTAAAAGTACCACAGGTAATTCAAATACAAACCCACAGGCAACTGGAAATCTACATTATCTCTGACATTTCATCTTTCTACGCTGCGGAAGTGCCAAGTAAAGCAGCTTTTGGCTTTATAAAATTCCTGAACAGCCTTGTGAACAcgaaaaaaaagaagaaccctACAGTGTActtcaaaaggcttttgggaTGACATGTTTTATTCAGAAGCCATCTACACTCCTCACAGGAGACAAGCAACGTGCCCTTGGTCTTCGTTTACCTGGTGAATCAAGTAGATGCGGTACTGAAGCTGCTGACGCTGGAGGAAGGGATGAAGGTAATACAGCAAATGGCGCAGCTGCTTTTCGCGATTCCTGTGTGGTATAATAACTGCCGTTTTGTAACGAGCCAGGCACTGGGGAGGACTGTAGCGCCCACCTAATTGGACGTACACATTTTTGCGGATGATTGTTCTTTCACTGGGTAGGGTGTTAAAGGTGACGGTTAAGGGTCCAACTGCATTAGAAAAGGGGGTTGGGGACAGAACAAAAAAGAAGACAACAACCGTGAAAAGTGGGGCAACCAATAAGATTGGAATCACCATTTACAGACAACGGAATACACCTTTTCCCCCAACTGAATCTTCCTTCTAAGTCAGTGTCCTTACAGATATGAGAAAAACATCGCTAGAATGAAAAATTCATGTGTAACTGCTCTGAAGAGTACAGGGCAGGAGCCGGCAGGAGCCCAGTCCTCTGTTCCTAAGGCTGTTACAAAATCCAAATGGATTTGCAACTTCATATATAATTCTTCAAGGAGGAAAAGTGCTTCAGTAGAAGCAGCCCTAAGATTGCCTTGAATAACAAGCGCTACTAAGTATACAATCCAGCTTCCTGGCGTCTGTGAGGTCACGGAGCTtcaattaacatttttaaattaaaactgttCCATTTTCAAAATCAATAGAAGCTGGGATGCCAGAGGCTTGGTACAAAGCCTACATTGGCTAATTCTTTGCTGTTCTGATCTTGCTTGTATGAGAGTAACCAGCAGCCATTCCAGATTGCAGCTGAAGATGACATTTCAGTCAGATGACAAGGACATCACAAGAAGTTTCCAGGGACCCAGACTTCATTAAATGATATTTGTATTAGTAGTTAATTGCAAGGAGCCAGTTGGGGGAATCAATTTTTTCTGACTGAAAAGTAGGCTAGAATACAATGGGTTGAAGGGCAAATGCGCTGCCGATAAGGGGGCTGTCTATGTCCTTGAGTCTTGAACAGAGCAAAGACTGGCTCTTAAGAAAGTCCTGTGGTAGCTACTGTATGAGAAGGCGATCTCACAATATGTTCTTACTATACACTTCTTATTTTCCTTGTAAAGTGACATAGTGGACTCAACCCTTTGCAAGATAAGAGTTTGATTCACATTATTTGATAGGATAGTTTGAAAAATAACAATTTTTACCAATCAGAGCAAACTGTAACAGCTCAGAGTTCAATGCATATACTTGAGGCAGGCAGAATTTAAGAGTTGTTTAAAAAActattaccttatatactcgcgtataagtctactttttcagcacattttttgtgctgaaaaaagcccccctcgatttAAACGCGATTGAACGGGTGGCaagcgggtggggggaacaggtggcaagcaaaaaaaggctgggaactgagggtgtttttctgtacctgctccctgctatgtggacacaaaggcagctcccaggtaagccttgggctgttgcttcgctgcattacaggtggccagtagcttcattcacaatgaatattcagtgaataagtgtgaatattaaatattaaatttgtatgttacagaatttttgttcaggccaggaagctccatgaatgctagggagccatactcattgggaaatctgcaccattggagtccatggtggcaggaatcacacacacacacacacacacagggtgccctggggtgcagccactgccagcacctttcttgccCCGCCCCCCATGTTTTTGGAAAGctggtgggacttctgtccagctgagcttgcagacctgcaaaaaagacttgctttggggaagcggctgccatcaccacacaagcatcttcactgtgtaatgataagctatccatgttgaaggagaacctgtagggactttttaaaaagagggatcttgttgagcatcttccctatgaaactgggaagagatactgtctgtgagagttctatattccacttcagaacttttaaagttattgttgataccatactgggttttttaaaaataaatgttcaaaaacatttttattggtatctatttttattttttaaatttaccagtagctgctgcatttcccaccctagtcttatactcgagtcaataagtttccccaggtttttgtggtaaaattaggtgcctcgacttatattggggtcgacttataggcgagtatatatggtagatacTCAATACATTGAATgggaatagaaaaaaaaaccctagcttCACTTACTGAATATAAAATGAAGGGCAATATGCTGACCAAAGTCAATAAGAATATCATTCATGTCAAGATCATgactaaaacaacattttaacatttgaCTTGAAAAATAATTGCACAGTCTAAGACAGGGAactgggaatcgtagttcatgaacatctggggcaccagattggacacccctggtctaagcttaaaatttcaaaatatcaCTTTATATATAGGCATTTACATTATGATTAGTGATGCAACCTAAAAATGTGATGATacccagaggaaaaaaagattcccGGGGGACTTTTGGGGAAGCACTTAAAGAAaatctgtaaaatattttctgCCTTAGAATGAGTGGCATACTTTTCAAGACAAGGTTTTAGTCACCCAGAATGCCTGCCATTAACATTCTAGTGTAAGAACTTACAGCATTAGATAATAATTCACATGTATGCCATAGACAACTTTAATTTTTCCCACTGCTCAGAGGGCAAAACCCAAGGCAGATGTGCTTCAGTAGAAAAGGGtagcctctctctcttccttcaatATGGGATACATTTGCAATCTTGCTTATGGAAAACCAAgatatttatcattttaaataacaaaaatatgcccaaaatacaattttatatgctagcCAAACTATAAATGTTGCATTTAATTGGTTAAAGAAATAACATATGTTAAGGTATGACATGAAAATATTGCATGTATTTCAATCCCCCTCGCCAAATTTCTGCTTAGGAAGGGGAGAGTTGTAGGAGAGCTGGCTTTCGTATACACCAAAGACTTCTAAAACCCTAAAACAATAGCAGTCCCCAGTTAAGAATATAAAAAGTAACGATTAAGCAAACGTATCTCAAGC is part of the Sphaerodactylus townsendi isolate TG3544 linkage group LG04, MPM_Stown_v2.3, whole genome shotgun sequence genome and encodes:
- the LOC125430631 gene encoding beta-1,4-galactosyltransferase 3-like, producing the protein MSLPRVENPCFLLFLGIFQAIFILILYRGGASSVFQGFLEVPQPLDYSKTEDVYTNLSLFIRAPNKEIMSYCTPLSPIFVGPLTVTFNTLPSERTIIRKNVYVQLGGRYSPPQCLARYKTAVIIPHRNREKQLRHLLYYLHPFLQRQQLQYRIYLIHQAGNGPFNQAKLLNVGVREAMKDDDWDCLLLHNVDLVPENDYNLYVCDEYYPKHMSSAIDKLQYSLPYWSFFGGVSALTPYHYMKINGFPNTFWDRGGEHDDIAERIRLAGLKIVRTPPHLGRYKMMDHEHTSGYAENVKGPAVLHTRTTWKDDGMNSLEFKVLAKKLHPLYTNITVDIGDPPVLPPVSET